The genomic window GAAAAAAATGCTGATTTGCTAAATTTAGCAAAAGAAGAATTAAAAGGTAATGAAGAATCATTGTTCCTCGTTGAACAACAATTAACAGTTGCCTTATTGTCGACAAACCCTAATGATGATAAAAATGTTATTATTGAAATTCGTGGTGCTGCCGGTGGTGATGAAGCTAATATTTTTGCTGGTGATTTATATCGGATGTATTTAAGATATTGTGAATCACAAAATTGAAAAATAGAACTTTTAGATGCACGAATATCAAATTCTGGTGGTTTTTCGCAAATTTCATTTTTGATTAAAGGTGAAAAAGTATATGCAAAAATGAAATTTGAAGCCGGTAGTCATCGCGTGCAAAGAATTCCTAAAACAGAATCACAAGGAAGAGTTCATACTTCTACAGCTACGGTTGTTGTCTTGCCAGAAGCCAATGCTTTAGATGTTAATGTTAAACCATCAGAATTCAAAATTGATACTTATCGAGCTTCTGGCGCCGGAGGACAACATGTTAATACTACTGATTCAGCGGTGCGCATTACTCATTTTCCAACTGGAATTGTAGCAACTTCACAAGATGGTCGCAGTCAACATGATAATAAGAATAAAGCTTTAAAAGTGTTACTTGCTAAAATTTATGAAGCTAAACTTGAAGCTCAACAAAATGAATTGGGAATATTAAGAAAAAATGCTGTTGGTAGTGGTGTGCGTGCAGAAAAAATTCGAACATATAATTATCCTCAAAATCGTGTTAGTGATCATCGGATTAATTTGACATTAAATAAACTTGATCGGATTATGATGGGTGAACTTAATGAAATTATTAACGCTTTAATTGATGATGAACAAAAAATAAAAATGGGAATGGAAGATTAGTTATGAATTATCATCAGTTATTACAAAAGAGTCAAAAATTATATGCTGATTATCGTAGTCACCATTGTAAATGATTATTATCTCATTTAACAGGTTATTCATTGCAAGAATTATATTCTAATTTAGATATTGAAAGTAAAGTTAGTGAAGAAGACTTTTATGCTTTAATTAATGTTAATTTACAAGGAAAACCGTTGGCATATATTTTAGGCTATCAAACTTTTTTGGAGCGAGATTTTATTGTTAATTCTAATGTTTTTATTCCGCGTACTGAAACGCAAGAATTAGTAGAAAATGTTTTGTATTATGTTGCTGACTATTTTCAAGATGTAAAGCAAATTAAAGTTCTTGATGTTGCTACTGGTAGTGGTGCTATTGCTATTAGTTTAGCATTAGAAGAAGCAAAACTTTTTGTTGTGGCTAGTGATATTAGTAGTGAAGCTTTGAAAGTTGCAAAAGCTAATGCGATGAATCTTAATTGTCAAAATATTAAATTTGTTAATAGTAATTTGTTAGCATCCTTTATTAATAATGATGATAAGTTTGATATTTTAGTATGTAATCCGCCTTATATTGGTATTGATGAACAGATTGAAAATACGGTTAAAGATTATGAACCAAATTTGGCATTATTTGCTACTGATAATGGTTTGTTTTTCTATAAATTAATTTTTAAACAAGTAAAAACAATAATGAATAATAAATATTTATTAGCCTTTGAATTTGGTTATTCACAAAAAGCGACTTTAGAAATATTAGTAAAGCAATATTTTGCGACTAGTGAATATGAATTTATTAAAGATATTAATGGTAAATGAAGAATGCTTTTTATTTACAATGAATAATAAATAATTTTATAGTAAAATAATAACATTAGAAAATAAAGAATTAGGTGAAATAAAATGAAGGGGAAAGCAACAAAACCATTGTTAATATCACTTTTTTTAATTCTTTTGTCAGCACCAGGAATTGCTTTTCTTATTGTTTTGGTTAATGATTCATTAGTTACAACTTTTACTAATGATCTTAATGCTTTTACAAGAGAAGAATATTACTTACAATATTTTCAAGATAATTATAATTTTTCTTTGGAAAATAATAAAATACTTTTACAATATTTATCTGATTTTTATGATTTTAAAATAATTACCAGTATGAATACTCAACTTGCCTATACAATTACGGGAACTTCATTAGTATTTTTAGGAATTTTTATTATTTTAGGGGGGGCATTTTTTTTAAATAAAAAATGAAAAACAACAAAAGCACTAGTGGTTGTTTTATTAATTTTTTGAATTATAACAATTGTTGGTTTTGCGTTATTAGCTGGTGGTCAATGTAAATATCAATGAACTAATGAAATAACTTTAAATTCGCTAGTAAAAATTAAGGATGCTAAAGATATTATCATTATTCCCAATCCTTATCATTTTGAGATTGAAGAATTTCATCAATTTTTAGTGGTGTTATCTGGTAAAAAAATTCATTCTGAAGCTATTGACTGATTTAAAAATTTTCTTTTTAAAGAATTTTATCAAAAGTTAATTAATTTAAAAGGAAATAATAATGAGTGAACTAGTGAAGTTGGTATTTGATGAGTTTTTCTTATTCAAGCAACATTGGTGTCTTTAATTGTTGCTTTTGATTATACTAGTTATGCTAGTCATTTAGTGAAGCCTTTTTTTGTTTTTAATAAACGGGAAAAAATTTTATTATTTGGTCAAAATTGGTTTCGAAAAACTTGGGTTTCTTTTAAACAACCAACAATTTGAAATGTTTTGCGAATTTCAATTTTTTTAATTTCATTATTTATTTTAATTGAAATTATTTTGATTATTGCTAATTTTCTTAATAAAGATTTAGTAAATCTTTATGATTTGTTATCAAAATTTTCTTATGGTCATAATAATCCTAGAAATATTCTTGAAATTCCTGGACAACCACAAGAAATTATTCGTGAGACTTTTTTGATTGAAATTTTGGCACCGATTTATTATTATCCTAATTTACTAACTGTTTTTGTTGTTCAATTTGTACCAATTTTAAGTTTAACATTTTTAATAATTATTTGAAGTGTATCTTTTGTTCTTATTAAAAAAATATCTTATTTATCTCGTGGTTCAATAATCTTATTTTATACTTTTTTTCTGCCAATTATTTTTTCTGGTTTATTTCTTTTTACATATTCACAAACTAATACTAATAATTTAATTGCTGTTGCTA from Spiroplasma endosymbiont of Agriotes lineatus includes these protein-coding regions:
- the prfA gene encoding peptide chain release factor 1 encodes the protein MNVKTRERLETMKHRYNEINSLLSQSDINNNIELLTKLSKERAKLSDTVVLYMKYLSIESNLQEIKNIFQNEKNADLLNLAKEELKGNEESLFLVEQQLTVALLSTNPNDDKNVIIEIRGAAGGDEANIFAGDLYRMYLRYCESQNWKIELLDARISNSGGFSQISFLIKGEKVYAKMKFEAGSHRVQRIPKTESQGRVHTSTATVVVLPEANALDVNVKPSEFKIDTYRASGAGGQHVNTTDSAVRITHFPTGIVATSQDGRSQHDNKNKALKVLLAKIYEAKLEAQQNELGILRKNAVGSGVRAEKIRTYNYPQNRVSDHRINLTLNKLDRIMMGELNEIINALIDDEQKIKMGMED
- the prmC gene encoding peptide chain release factor N(5)-glutamine methyltransferase, with protein sequence MNYHQLLQKSQKLYADYRSHHCKWLLSHLTGYSLQELYSNLDIESKVSEEDFYALINVNLQGKPLAYILGYQTFLERDFIVNSNVFIPRTETQELVENVLYYVADYFQDVKQIKVLDVATGSGAIAISLALEEAKLFVVASDISSEALKVAKANAMNLNCQNIKFVNSNLLASFINNDDKFDILVCNPPYIGIDEQIENTVKDYEPNLALFATDNGLFFYKLIFKQVKTIMNNKYLLAFEFGYSQKATLEILVKQYFATSEYEFIKDINGKWRMLFIYNE